In the Oryza glaberrima chromosome 6, OglaRS2, whole genome shotgun sequence genome, one interval contains:
- the LOC127776770 gene encoding phosphatidylinositol 4-kinase gamma 4-like encodes MSSAAIAISPMVEEFALLPICFDGSRSPHCLSGSQLQDSIIIFLAVPGAPPMPMSVLGSESIASVKLRIQRFKGFVVNKQRLVLDGHELARNNCHVKDYGLADGNVLHLVIRLADLRLINIETTSGKKFQFQVDQSRNVKYLKSKLAVEGDEDLGEDHKLECDGKELEDHQLIADISKKDDAVIHLFIRKPAKLRTQQVDKDTVVTVVTPQEKENLQNEAHAVNPAKPAGARPALVEPIIVNHKVKLSLEVMRMISSAIAGLENGYLPVMSAEGSGGVYFMQDASGEKNIAVFKPRDEEPMAKNNPRGLPVSTDGEGMKRGTLVGEGAFREVAAYILDHPIGDHESEERIGFSGVPPTALVRSLHRGKSFKIGSLQMFIQNNGSCEDMGPRAFPVKEVHKIAVLDLRLANADRHAGNILVCKDEEGGNYKLVPIDHGYCLPEKFEDCTFEWLYWPQAREPFSDETIAYIKSLDAEEDIKLLKFHGWELSARCARVLRISTMLLKKGAARGLTPYDIGRILCRETVNRDSEIEDIVQEAEGHVLPGSSEVIFLETVSEIIDRHLDKKFA; translated from the exons ATGTCGTCTGCTGCCATTGCCATTAGCCCGATGGTGGAAGAGTTTGCTCTCCTGCCCATCTGCTTCGACGGCAGCCGGTCGCCCCACTGTTTGTCCGGGTCACAGCTGCAGGATTCGATTATCATCTTTCTTGCTGTGCCTGGTGCCCCACCGATGCCGATGAGTGTGCTCGGCTCGGAGTCCATCGCCTCGGTCAAGCTGCGCATTCAGCGGTTCAAGGGGTTCGTGGTTAACAAGCAGAGGCTTGTGCTTGATGGGCACGAGCTGGCAAGGAACAACTGCCATGTGAAGGATTATGGGCTTGCCGATGGAAATGTTCTGCACCTTGTTATCCGCTTGGCTGATCTTCGCTTGATTAACATCGAGACTACCAGTGGAAAGAAGTTTCAGTTCCAGGTGGACCAGAGCCGCAATGTCAAGTATCTCAAGAGTAAGCTGGCAGTGGAGGGAGATGAGGACCTTGGTGAGGATCACAAGCTTGAATGTGATGGCAAGGAGCTTGAGGACCACCAGCTGATTGCTGATATTAGCAAGAAGGATGATGCTGTGATCCATTTGTTCATCCGCAAGCCAGCAAAGTTACGGACACAGCAAGTTGATAAAGACACGGTGGTTACAGTTGTCACTCCGCAGGAGAAAGAGAACCTTCAAAATGAAGCTCATGCTGTGAACCCTGCTAAACCAGCTGGTGCTAGGCCTGCTCTTGTTGAACCAATAATCGTTAACCACAAGGTGAAGCTATCACTTGAAGTGATGAGAATGATTAGCTCAGCCATAGCTGGTCTTGAGAATGGATACTTGCCAGTGATGTCAGCTGAAGGTTCAGGGGGTGTTTACTTCATGCAAGATGCATCAGGAGAGAAGAATATTGCAGTGTTTAAGCCCAGAGATGAGGAACCTATGGCTAAAAACAACCCAAGAGGGCTTCCAGTGTCGACTGATGGAGAAGGCATGAAGAGGGGGACACTTGTAGGGGAAGGTGCATTTAGGGAAGTTGCTGCTTATATTCTTGACCATCCAATTGGTGATCATGAATCTGAAGAACGTATCGGGTTCTCTGGTGTGCCTCCCACAGCATTGGTCCGGAGCTTACACAGGGGGAAGAGCTTCAAGATTGGATCACTGCAGATGTTCATTCAGAACAATGGAAGTTGTGAGGATATGGGTCCCCGAGCATTTCCAGTGAAGGAGGTCCACAAAATAGCAGTGTTAGATCTTAGGTTAGCAAACGCTGATCGTCATGCAGGGAACATTTTAGTGTGCAAGGATGAAGAAGGTGGCAATTACAAGTTGGTTCCAATTGATCATGGTTACTGCTTGCCAGAGAAG TTTGAAGATTGTACCTTTGAGTGGCTGTACTGGCCCCAGGCTCGTGAACCATTCAGTGATGAAACCATTGCATACATCAAATCACTAGACGCTGAAGAGGACATCAAGCTTCTCAAGTTCCATGGTTGGGAGCTGTCTGCAAGATGTGCTCGTGTCCTGCGCATCAGCACCATGCTTTTAAAGAAAGGTGCAGCACGAGGCCTCACACCGTATGACATCGGGCGTATACTGTGCAGGGAAACTGTGAATAGAGACTCTGAGATTGAGGACATCGTCCAGGAAGCCGAGGGCCATGTTCTCCCAGGGTCAAGTGAAGTAATCTTCTTAGAAACCGTATCTGAAATCATAGACCGTCACCTCGACAAGAAGTTCGCTTAG
- the LOC127775635 gene encoding uncharacterized protein LOC127775635 isoform X2: MAQQAKEVNTNRSRCGSSISMRMEGDRNGALAMLSISSSSARYGNDHQELASAAAAFRESAGDPRKLSSGMSSRLLPARSMRSTGAGDDGEVAAAPVAGARSLSFSKLFSFRIANAARCSSSLDFDHPLPSDAASSDHISANDETTATKTKTKTKAKHASDHMNISRSQSVPMSTLSRFSSKGGGGSKRVADSSSLRIHDGGSVRFRVSVIGASPPDGNADAAAAAGEEEDDAGSVEAEEEALVCRICMVALSEDGASGGGGGTLKLECRCKGELALAHGDCAVKWFSIKGNATCDVCNHEVLNLPVTLRRVHDRQQLVYEAAAAAAAAAAAAAGDDIAGGNRRGGYSYGRVWRGTTILVIVSMLAYFCFLEQLLVGDHGTAALAISLPFACVLGLFSSLTTAKMGIIIIHRISLID, translated from the exons ATGGCTCAACAAGCAAAGGAG GTAAACACAAACAGAAGTAGGTGTGGAAGTAGCATCAGCATGCGAATGGAAGGAGATAGAAATGGTGCCTTGGCGATGCTTTCGATATCCTCCTCCTCGGCAAGATATGGAAATGATCACCAAGAgcttgcttctgctgctgctgctttcagAGAGTCGGCAGGTGATCCGAGGAAACTGTCGTCGGGAATGAGTAGCAGGCTGTTGCCAGCACGGAGCATGAGGTCTACCGGCGCtggggacgacggcgaggtggcggcggcgccggtggctgGCGCTCGGTCGCTGTCCTTCTCCAAGCTCTTCAGCTTCAGAATTGCAAATGCTGCGCGTTGTTCGTCGTCGCTGGATTTTGATCATCCGCTACCTTCAGATGCAGCAAGCAGTGATCACATTTCTGCA AACGatgagacgacggcgacgaagacgaagacgaagacgaaggcgAAGCACGCGAGTGACCACATGAACATCAGCCGCTCACAGTCCGTGCCAATGAGCACCCTGTCGAGATTCAGCTCCAAGGGGGGAGGAGGCTCCAAGAGAGTGGCGGACTCGAGCTCCCTTCGTATTCACGACGGTGGCAGCGTGCGGTTCAGGGTGTCGGTGATAGGCGCCTCTCCTCCCGACGGCAatgcggacgccgccgccgccgccggagaagaggaggacgacgccggcagcgtggaggcggaggaggaggcgctggTTTGCCGGATATGCATGGTGGCGCTGtcggaggacggcgccagcggcggcggcggcggcacgctgAAGCTGGAGTGCCGGTGCAAGGGGGAGCTCGCGCTGGCGCACGGCGACTGCGCCGTCAAGTGGTTCAGCATCAAGGGCAACGCGACGTGCGACGTCTGCAACCACGAAGTGCTCAACCTCCCCGTCACGCTGCGCCGCGTCCACGACCGCCAGCAGCTGGTCTATgaggcagccgcggcggcggcggccgccgccgccgcagcggccggtgacgacatcgccggcggcaaccggcgaGGAGGGTACAGCTACGGGCGCGTGTGGCGCGGCACGACCATCCTCGTCATCGTCAGCATGCTGGCCTACTTCTGCTTCCTGGAGCAGCTGCTCGTCGGCGAccacggcacggcggcgctggCCATCTCGCTGCCGTTCGCCTGCGTGCTcggcctcttctcctccctcacCACCGCCAAGATGGGTATCATCATCATCCACCGCATCTCTCTGATTGATTGA
- the LOC127775635 gene encoding uncharacterized protein LOC127775635 isoform X1 has protein sequence MAQQAKEVNTNRSRCGSSISMRMEGDRNGALAMLSISSSSARYGNDHQELASAAAAFRESAGDPRKLSSGMSSRLLPARSMRSTGAGDDGEVAAAPVAGARSLSFSKLFSFRIANAARCSSSLDFDHPLPSDAASSDHISANDETTATKTKTKTKAKHASDHMNISRSQSVPMSTLSRFSSKGGGGSKRVADSSSLRIHDGGSVRFRVSVIGASPPDGNADAAAAAGEEEDDAGSVEAEEEALVCRICMVALSEDGASGGGGGTLKLECRCKGELALAHGDCAVKWFSIKGNATCDVCNHEVLNLPVTLRRVHDRQQLVYEAAAAAAAAAAAAAGDDIAGGNRRGGYSYGRVWRGTTILVIVSMLAYFCFLEQLLVGDHGTAALAISLPFACVLGLFSSLTTAKMVSRKYVWIYSAVQYLFIVLFTHLFYRYVRLQAVIAIILSTFAGFGVSICANAILLQIIRWRARRASMSAAQEEEEARRAPTQADLENALPPP, from the exons ATGGCTCAACAAGCAAAGGAG GTAAACACAAACAGAAGTAGGTGTGGAAGTAGCATCAGCATGCGAATGGAAGGAGATAGAAATGGTGCCTTGGCGATGCTTTCGATATCCTCCTCCTCGGCAAGATATGGAAATGATCACCAAGAgcttgcttctgctgctgctgctttcagAGAGTCGGCAGGTGATCCGAGGAAACTGTCGTCGGGAATGAGTAGCAGGCTGTTGCCAGCACGGAGCATGAGGTCTACCGGCGCtggggacgacggcgaggtggcggcggcgccggtggctgGCGCTCGGTCGCTGTCCTTCTCCAAGCTCTTCAGCTTCAGAATTGCAAATGCTGCGCGTTGTTCGTCGTCGCTGGATTTTGATCATCCGCTACCTTCAGATGCAGCAAGCAGTGATCACATTTCTGCA AACGatgagacgacggcgacgaagacgaagacgaagacgaaggcgAAGCACGCGAGTGACCACATGAACATCAGCCGCTCACAGTCCGTGCCAATGAGCACCCTGTCGAGATTCAGCTCCAAGGGGGGAGGAGGCTCCAAGAGAGTGGCGGACTCGAGCTCCCTTCGTATTCACGACGGTGGCAGCGTGCGGTTCAGGGTGTCGGTGATAGGCGCCTCTCCTCCCGACGGCAatgcggacgccgccgccgccgccggagaagaggaggacgacgccggcagcgtggaggcggaggaggaggcgctggTTTGCCGGATATGCATGGTGGCGCTGtcggaggacggcgccagcggcggcggcggcggcacgctgAAGCTGGAGTGCCGGTGCAAGGGGGAGCTCGCGCTGGCGCACGGCGACTGCGCCGTCAAGTGGTTCAGCATCAAGGGCAACGCGACGTGCGACGTCTGCAACCACGAAGTGCTCAACCTCCCCGTCACGCTGCGCCGCGTCCACGACCGCCAGCAGCTGGTCTATgaggcagccgcggcggcggcggccgccgccgccgcagcggccggtgacgacatcgccggcggcaaccggcgaGGAGGGTACAGCTACGGGCGCGTGTGGCGCGGCACGACCATCCTCGTCATCGTCAGCATGCTGGCCTACTTCTGCTTCCTGGAGCAGCTGCTCGTCGGCGAccacggcacggcggcgctggCCATCTCGCTGCCGTTCGCCTGCGTGCTcggcctcttctcctccctcacCACCGCCAAGATGG TGTCCAGGAAGTATGTGTGGATCTACTCAGCTGTGCAATATCTCTTCATCGTGCTTTTCACCCACCTCTTCTACAGATat GTGCGATTGCAAGCGGTGATTGCCATCATCCTGTCCACCTTCGCGGGCTTTGGCGTGTCCATCTGCGCCAACGCCATCCTCCTCCAGATCATCAGATGGAGGGCCAGGCGGGCATCCATGTCAGCAGcacaggaagaagaggaagctcgCCGTGCTCCCACACAGGCGGACCTCGAGAACGCTCTACCTCCACCCTAG